In the genome of Suncus etruscus isolate mSunEtr1 chromosome 3, mSunEtr1.pri.cur, whole genome shotgun sequence, the window gcaagcagccgatccaggaccaaaggtggttggtttgaatcccagtgtcccatatggtccgccgtgcctgccaggagctatttctgagcagacagccaggagtaacccctgagcactgccaggtgtgacccaaaaaccaaaaacaaaaacaaacaaacaaacaaacaaaaaaaaaaaacaaaaaaaaaagctggtgaAATATATGCAAGGTAAAAAGTTTTCAGTGTTTCCATTTTTAAGAGTATCACATTGTTGTCCAAATCATCTCCAGAGCCTTTTcatttgcaaaacaaaaattattaccaTTAAAGAACCACCTCTGACAACCACCATCTACTTCTGGTTTCTATGAATTTAGCTTTAAGTAGCCAAATAAAGTTATATCATAAGAATGGtcaacctttttattttcctttgggatactctccccctctttttcctctcagcattttctcatttttggatcacacctggctgtgtactTAGGGATCAGTAAAGGCCAGGTGATATTCTACTACTTTATTACTTTTGATGCAACTATATTATTGTTGACTTATTTTTCCTTCTAATCcctcccctatttcctccctccctggccacacatacatacacactaaAATTACCCTATTTTCTTGCGTTTCCAGTGCCCAGCAAGATGCTCAGCTGATGATAGGAATTTGATGGAGATTTGctcaatgaaaaattaaatatccagagCCAGAGATTCCCTTAAATTAGTCATGGTGTACTGTTTGCAGCTTTTAATAAGACTGTATAGGGCTAACTCCATTTTATTATTCACAGAGGGTTAGGGTTTTGACATGGTGTGCACAGTTGGTAATAGGTCAAACCCAGGTGCTGTGACTGTTAAAGGCTCTTGCAGCAGCTGGAACTATCCGCTTGTGGTCATAATACCCTAAACTTTGTGGAATTGATGGGCCTTACCTGCTCATGTACACGGAAAACATGGGTATATCTATCAGGTTCTGGGCCATCATGTTGTCAAAAACTGGGGTCACTCCCTCAAGAGCCAAAGAAGGGTAACCCAGGCCTAGAATTCCATCAAATTCTGGCATTACAAAggtatctcctggctctgtgacacTCTCTCCAAACTGCTGACTGACCACAGTCAGTCCCTCCACCTgatcagagaaaatagagaaaaaatggctTTTGAGCTCATTGGCAGATTCTTgtagattttctttcttccctaaaGAGAATTCTTCCTTCCTAGTTTTTCTTGATTAAATAggcagagattttattttttcagtcatAATTCaccatattaattaaaaaaattgctttttgtactcagaaatcactcctggctttggattACAAATCTGGAAATTATCAAATGGGCTTTGGGAAAAATGAAAGGGGTGATACAGTGGACTAAAAATGAAGTTGTGTCATCAGTAGAGTGCCAGGTACTTGAATTGTGGTGAGGTGTACACATCAGGAACACAGACCTTAGTACTACTATCAACATGCTACCTAAACCAGgagaaataattgaaaataaattctccCTTTGTGTGGATGCAGGTTGCTGAGGTCACAGGACACATGAGTCACACAGGACACATCTGAGCATCAGACCCCCTGTCCCAGAAATTCTAGGCAACCCAATTTCCCTCTGGgatacttttccttttcttttccaccTTTACTTGTGAAGAACACAAGCACCCTGGAACTTCTCTGTGAGGTCCCTGGCAACACTTTACCTGGGGTTTTGTCCTCTGGGGTGTGGGCACAGCATCTGAGGCCCAGAAAGTTGCTACCTTTCACCATAGCCCAGCATCTCTCTGTAAACCTCATGCAAGCTCAGAGAAGCATTGCTAACACCAGTCCCCCAGAGCTACTCTGCCTGCCAGGAAACAGAGGTCTATATACAATATGCACAAGTAATATGTCTGTGTTTAATCTGTGTGCTGGAGcacttgtgtgtgtgcatgtacatgtgtctatgtgtgcatgtgtgcactTGTGTATCTGTCTTTGGGGGTAAGGaccccatacctggtgatgctcaggggtttctcctggctctgcactcagaaatcactccagctggagctcagggattgaacccaggttggtcatgtggaaggcaagtgaaCTACTAccatactatactatctctctggtcccacactAAATTTTTCAATATATACCATAAATAGTTGAAGTATAATAACAAATACAGAAGCTAAAAGTGTACAGTTCAATGATTTTTTGCCAGATTCATACATATCTATATAAAAAAGATTCCTGACTATGAAATAGAGCATTACATAACTGAGGAAAgcataggcagaatactccaagaCTTAAACCTCAAAGGTGTCTTCAATACCACGATACCAATGGCAAGGGAAATataatcaaatctgaataaatgggactacattaaactaaaacatttctgtatggcaaaagaaatactgaaataaaaactaaaagacaactgagtgagagaaaatatttgtactcaacacaaaataaagggttgatatctagaatatacaaagtactcaaaaaagttaaccccacaaaacctaaaaacaaaaacacacatcaaaaatggggagaggaagtaaacagatacttctctgaggaagaccaatagatgtccaacaggcacatgaagaagtgatcatcatcacttatctttaggaaaatacaaatcaggACAATGAGAgggtggcacatatcaaaaacattGTAAACAAATTTTGTTGGTggaaatgtggagaaaaaggaactctcaatcACTGTGGGTAGAAATGCTGCCTTGTCCAACCCGTTTGAAAAACAGTacagagggttctcagtaaactaaaattCAATctgtcatttgacccagcaatctaGCTTTTGAGTTTCTATCCCAAGGACAAAAAAACACTGATCTAAAAGTATATATGCATACcactattcatcgcagcactcagtacaacagctaagagttggaatcaacctagatgtccaataacagatgagtatATAATTAAGATGTGGTATGTGAGTAATGTGATCTGTAAGTATGGTTTATCTTATGTTTTGTGAtgatcttttataattttatagttaattaatattttatggggtttttttttttttttttttgagtttccagtGACTCAAtaggttgaatgcatgcaagtgagaaatctggttttgatccctggtagtaTATGGGACCCTGACCACTGCTCAAAGTGACTCCTGAAGGGGATTAGGTTTCCAGTCTCATTCTTGCTTTGGGATCTTCCAAAACCACTGAGCAATCTGTTTGGCCCTTCTGCTTGGAATTCTTAACAGTTTCAAAATTGGAATGAACAGAGCATGAGGACAACACTGAGTTACACTTTCCAGGAAAGCACCTGAGTGACCTACTCAGCAGGTAGTGCTCCTTGTTGCCTGGCCAGGCCACCCCATCTTTGGGAGCCACTTCTGCCCCAGGATGATCTGAAAATATCCCCTGAGTATTCTGACAGAGTTGGCTATCCAAGTGTCTGTCAAGAGAGAAGAGGTGAAGGAAGGGTTCGTACTCACAGAGACTTGGTCCACTCCAATGATCCCAGTCAAGCTCCCGGTCCCATACTTTAAGATGAAAGGACTGCCCTGTGCTCTGTATGTGTCAGACTGCGAAGGGCTGAACTGGGTATGTGTATCTGCAAAATAAGGCTGCtactttttctttgattattgACCTTGCCCGTGTCCCATCATCTCAGAGGTAAGACATTTTCTCCGAATCCCCTAGAAATGCAGGCACTGGCCCTTTCTAATGATTCCTGCACCCCCCTCATCACCACCACGAGGCCTTAATGGGAACCTAATCATTGGTCCTGGACAAAGTGACCTTATGAGGCATACTAAGATACGTGCCATTTATTAGACTCCAGCAACAGTCTCGGCCAGTAGTAGGGCAAAAGCTTGGCATTTAATAGAAACCCAGGCACAGTCACTTTCAGAAAACTACTGTGGATGACTCCTTGCAAAATGCTTGGAAACTTTGTCATGAAGTTTCCTGAGACATTGCATCTCTAGGACTTGGTCTGCATACACGAAATAAGTTTCTCCTTAGCTTATCATTTTTGATCCTTATAAATCTCTGAGGTACATCTTTTTTAACGACCCTCCCACAAGACTCCCCAGTTCCATCTGGTTGTGCTGAGAGGTCAGTCATCAAGCAGTGAACTGTGTGCTCTGGAACCCCTCCCATTTTGCTCCCCAGAAACAGCCACTGGAAGGGACCTTCCCCCCACATGCCAGTGGGTGTTCCAAGAAAATGAGTCATCAATCATTTGAGGATTTGTATTTTCAGTAACTGAGTTTCATTAACCTTGGTCATTATTAAGCTTTCAACTTGGAGAGCAATtacatttttatctctttctctctagcCTACTTCTTTTTCTGCAGGTTTAGGCAGACTCAGTAGTGGAGAAGGTGTGGCAGAAATGGTCAATTTCTGTCATCCTGCCTTCCAGTGCCAAGAACTGGCTTCCAGTCATTCTTCACTTAATTTTGGTCCTCACTTATGGCAGGCCGGACTGGTGCAATATACAGAGGTGACCCAGAGGTTGGAAGAGCCCGTGTCAAAGATGACAGTGAAGTTCTGTGGTGGAGAGCCAATGGAGATGGTGCCAAAGTACTCCTTCTGTggtcaaaggaaaaagaaaggaagcaagaggTCAAGAGAGCcttccctggggctggagcttAGACTAGGCTAGCACAGACTAGAGCTTGGGGATTGTGGGCGGCGATATGAAAACGAAAAGCGGTAGAGGTGTGTCTGAATTTCAGGTGGTAGCTTCACCTACACTCTCCCCAGCCTCCTGACTTGCGAGCAAGCCATTGCTGAGTTCATGCTGCTCAGATGAAGAAACTCCAGTATTCTCACCCGAATGTGTGAGCTCTCTGGGGGAAAATACTGGAGTTTCTTCATCTGAGGTCAGAGAGTTGTAGGGTGTTGTGCACAGATCCATCCCTGAGAACTATCCCACCTCTGCTTGCTGCTCTGGTTGCCACTGAGCACACCCTGGTCAAACCTTGCCTCAGATTCCCAGTGCCCCATCCCAGCCCCTGTGCAGCCTCACATCCAGGTAATTGATGAGGGGCTCATTTGCGCTCTTGTCCACTGTGTAGGATTCTGTGTACTGGATCATGTCTAGGTTCTGGGCCTTCCAAAACTCGGAGAGCTGGCCTTGCTTTCGAAGCTTCTTTCGTAGAGACTGGCACCTCCTGAGTGGCACCCTAGGGATAGATCCAGGGGAGGCAGATGTGTTTCTGCTCTCTCTGCTCCTTCACCTGCCCACCCCAGCTTCAACAGAGCCTTGGAAGGCAACAATGGTTGCAAGTGTTCCCCCTCTGGAGTAAGCTTCTCCTACCTGCCAGAACAGCCCTGTGGCTTAATAAAACCTCTCATGACATGTCGTACCCCCTCAGCCCCCCCGCCCCAGCTCAGTTCTATAGGATGTGCTACAGTTCCACAGGCtccaacttttttctttctttctttcttttttttttttttggtgctgggaTGTGTGTTTGAACACACTCGAGGTACTCTGGGCTtaatcttgtctctgtgctcagggatcactcctgtcaggactCAGAGGACTATAAGGTATGCCAGGATTTAGcccaggtcaatcacatgcaaggtaagtgccttgcatatgtgctatggctctagcccatTCTTCTCTTTCTGACACCAGCTATCCTTTCCAGTTGCAGCCTTAAGGACAGTCCCTAAAGGATAGGAGCTTTCCAGGGTCAGGTGCTAGAGTGTAACTCACCTGTGGAGAGATCCTTGTGCCTGACCCAGCTCCATGAATACCAGCAGCAATAGAAGCAGCACTTTCATTGTGGGTCCACTAGTAGTTCCTTCCTACCAGTACCAAAGCCTGCCTTGACTCTCTCTTTTATTCTGTTTCAGGGCAGTGTGACCTTGCAGGTCTGTCCTGCCCATCCCAATCTCAAAGATAATGGACTGGAGTCAATTAATAGCCAGGCCCAGAGTAAACACAGCAAGTGTAACAGGGCGTTCCCCTTCCACCCATAGCTGTGCCCTTCAGCAGCAGCAGGACCTGTCAGTGGGAGGCATGTCACGGAAAGAGATGTTGGGCTCAGTACCTTGTTATCCCAATGTAGGAGAGACCCCCTTATTATAGAACCATCTTTAAAATCTAAGAAGGTGGACTTTACCTCCTAGAGTGGCTATGACCCAGGTCTGTTGAAACTTCTGAACTCAAGCAGCAGAGCCCGTTACCACTTGTCCCATGTGCCATCACTACCCAGTACTGGGGCAGGAGATAGGAGACCTCATCAATCTATGGCCTAGTAAGTCTCTTGATAGTAGCTGTGGGCACTGATTTCCATCTCTGAACCCCAAGAAAAAGACAGACTTGGAGTTTGGAACTAAAGTGAGGCCTTCCTAAAGCTTCTAAAAGTTTAGAAGCGTACccaaggtgctcagggaacagcCCGTACCCTTGACTCCTGACTCAATGGGAGCAAAACCTCTGTAGCATTTCCCCATGTTCTAGGTTGCCTGCTTTCTAATTCATCACTAGGGAGAAATATCATTATATTCTGCCTATATTGTAAGTTGAAGAGCTGAAATATCAAAGaacatattttgatttcctccccTTTTTTGTAGAGGCACATACAACGTGTTGCTGGGGAGTTgttccttgtgatgctcagggtactggggtactggggatcaagcccaggcctCCCATAGCAAAGCTTACACActagtttttaaacatttttaataatcaaacCACAAAGATGTTCATCACACAGTGGTCAACACTGTCCCTTCACTAATCTTTTGAGCCATCTGCAATGCCCAGGATTATTTCTTTCAGCATTTATTTGACCAGATTCATCATATTGCCCTAACACagtgcttttcaattattttctgtcatgcccccctaggaggaagaaaacatttttcactccCACCCctgtgcgactgtaaatagtatctttattaaaaaaaaaactttaacctgcaaaacaaaaatatataatttgagctgattttttaatcagaggtgatgtctgcatgaatggctacaatgagcacgttttgcaatgcatagcttttcgaagcggggtttgaagcaggacacagcaactttcagctccagagacaaacagagacataaacacagggcttagcttgttatgacagtgtttgccaaggtcaaacgcacccccctttacggagcctcacaCCCACCCTTGGGGgacgtgccccactatttgagaagcactgccctaatACAAGGTGcattagttttgttattttgttcttcTATTTACTCCCTTCAAGGAAGGACCAAGTTATGTCTACAGGGACTGAGGTCTCAACTACTGAGACATTGTGCTGGGAAACTTCCCAGATATTCTTGCACATAAGTAGGAAGACTGGGGCACATAAACGAAACCTGTGGATCTTTAGCAGTAGTTCTCCAATTGGGCTCCCAGGCCTCTTGACTTATTGCCAGCAATCCTCCTGCTACAAAGTTAGTGTCATTCTCACTTAACTTAGTGAAATGAGTTTAATCATGGCCTCTTTCTCATTAGTCAGATTCTTGGCACAACCCTGACCTTAATCTAAGAGTAGAAGGTTTGAGAGGGTTAGAGAGACAGCTCAGTTGGATGAgatgagtgcatgctttgcttgTGGAGGTGGTAGTGGGGAGCTTGAGTTTGATCACTGACATCACTATGGCATCCCAATGCATTCAGTGATTCAGATCCAGAAGTAGTACTACaccacaggcacacacacacacacacacacacacacacacactcacacacacacactctctcacacactctcacacacacatgagTGGGGGGGTTGACTAGCTCAGGGCAACACCACTGACTGGAACAAAGACCATCTGGGTCATCTGTGATAATTTCTAGGGTCCAGAACTGTGAGACACTGGTTAGAGTGTCTAAAAGGGTTAGTTCTTTATAAAGACACCAGAAACCTCACTACCTATGGTGTGAGCATGGGGAGAGTCTTAATAAAAAGGCTCTCCAGATGCAGATGGAGGCAGAGGTTTTGTCTGATTATAGCACATTGAAAAGCTACTGGCAGTGACACTATCCAATTGACTTTCCCTCTCTGGAGCTTCAGTTTCCAGAAGGTAAATGAATAATTAGAGGACAATTTCTTGTTGTTCTGTAGAGTTGCTTTACCAAGTGGCACAGTCTTAGGAACTGTATGTCAGCATAACAGTACCTTGTGGCTTCTCCAGTTTCTGTTGGCTGTTGCTACAAGAAAGAAACCCCATCACTCTCACCAGCCCAGATGTCCTCGGTAATCCTCTCAACAAACCTCAATACCAGCTCAGAATGGAGATGACAAATGGAAATGTTCTAATTTCTTTGTTTAAAGttgataaataaaggaaaaacactACGACATTGTGTGTGCCACTGTAGATAGAAGGCTGGGCTGGGCTACCAAGATTTAGTTTTGGCTCTGCTGCTAAGTGGCTATATGCAAGGAGATGAATCACCTTTCTCTGAATCTTTTTCTGAATTTCCTGTGAAAAGGAGAGGTTGTATAAGGAAATAATAACAAGGACCacttgggtgggggtgggagtggggacaTAGGCTTTGTACCAAGCTATGGACTAATAACTTTACAAGCTTGAGCTAACTTTAAGGCTGTAACTTAGTGGAAGAGAAGTCTTGGTTTCCATGTGTAAAGCCTTGGTTCTCAACCtctgaaaacacacacaaataaatttaaCACTTAAACCAATACTACCCAGTCAGTATTTTTAAATACCACTTTATGGACAAGATAGCTGCGgtttaaggggcccagcagagtctgtcttatccacaactccatcCAGAAAGACACACCttaggcagacattttggggcttccccgggcttgcttcaacctgggaactttgatcttctctggcattcatcccctgacggcttgcctcggctgaggtgagtgtttgggggccagagttgcggataaagctgactctgctggcccccttaagcccacctataaggggtagaagcagaggagcgtgaccgctctgcttcgcttcggggccgcgcactccacctagccaatgagtaccaccacaacacgtagaaaaacccacag includes:
- the LOC126004548 gene encoding LOW QUALITY PROTEIN: cathepsin E-like (The sequence of the model RefSeq protein was modified relative to this genomic sequence to represent the inferred CDS: substituted 1 base at 1 genomic stop codon): MKVLLLLLLVFMELGQAQGSLHRVPLRRCQSLRKKLRKQGQLSEFWKAQNLDMIQYTESYTVDKSANEPLINYLDKEYFGTISIGSPPQNFTVIFDTGSSNLWVTSVYCTSPACHKXGPKLNTHTQFSPSQSDTYRAQGSPFILKYGTGSLTGIIGVDQVSVEGLTVVSQQFGESVTEPGDTFVMPEFDGILGLGYPSLALEGVTPVFDNMMAQNLIDIPMFSVYMSSNSEDGAASELIFGGYDHSHFSGILNWVPVTKQSFWQIALDSIQVGGTVMFCSEGCQAIVDTGTSLIAGPYKEIQQLQKAIGAEPIDEEYAVECDNLNIMPDVTFIINKIPYTLQPSTYTQQDFVDGMNLCSSGFQANDIQPPVGPLWILGDVFIRQFYTVFDRGNNLVGLAPAIP